One genomic region from Flagellimonas oceani encodes:
- a CDS encoding peptidase domain-containing ABC transporter — MAKKILTAWQRLMGLLTLDKKDVFQIFYYAIFAGLVNLSLPLGIQAIINLIQGARVSTSWIVLVVLVTMGVAFVGVLQLMQIRIIENLQQKIFTRSSFEFAYRFPKIKMSELRYYYPPELANRFFDTLTVQKSLSKILIDFPAALLQIIFGLLLLSFYHPFFIIYGLLLLLLIYIVFKFTAQRGLDTSLEESKIKYKVAHWVQEIARSIISFKLSGKTSHALEKNDTLVDEYLEARESHFRVLVMQFIQMIGFKVLVTAGLLLIGGLLVLEQQMNIGQFVAAEIIILLVISSVEKMILGLETVYDLLTSLEKMGQVVDKELEPQTGETPFKEGEGLTVELEDIVYKVPGLDKKIIDHLSLTIRPDTRLLIQGKSGSGRSTLLRMIAGILEPDEGKIYVNNVALQGIKLSKYRSYLGHSLTEEYPFEGTLLNNITFGNKDIPIEDVYWALDKVSLTQFVKEQPQGLKTILYPEGKKIPDFISRKIVLARSIVTRPKLMILKDPLEQYGEDDTEKMMDFLADPANGWALVVVSENPKWASRCNEIIRMDKGKLINIK, encoded by the coding sequence ATGGCTAAAAAAATACTTACGGCATGGCAGCGCTTAATGGGTCTCCTGACCTTGGATAAAAAAGATGTTTTTCAGATTTTTTACTATGCTATTTTTGCTGGTTTGGTAAACCTGTCCTTGCCACTGGGCATACAGGCGATCATCAACCTCATTCAGGGGGCCAGGGTAAGCACATCCTGGATCGTGCTTGTGGTTTTGGTTACCATGGGGGTCGCTTTTGTGGGAGTGTTACAGCTGATGCAGATACGGATCATTGAGAACCTTCAGCAAAAAATATTTACCAGGTCTTCTTTTGAATTTGCCTATCGGTTTCCAAAGATCAAAATGAGCGAACTCCGCTATTATTACCCGCCAGAGTTGGCAAACCGCTTTTTTGATACCCTCACGGTACAAAAATCTCTGTCCAAGATACTCATCGACTTTCCGGCCGCGTTATTACAGATCATATTCGGATTGTTGCTGTTGTCCTTTTACCACCCCTTCTTCATTATTTATGGGCTGTTGTTGCTCCTGCTCATTTACATAGTGTTCAAGTTTACGGCACAACGCGGGCTCGATACAAGTTTGGAAGAATCCAAGATCAAATACAAAGTGGCACATTGGGTCCAGGAAATCGCACGTTCCATTATCAGTTTCAAGCTTTCAGGAAAAACATCGCATGCCTTGGAGAAGAACGATACTTTGGTGGATGAATATTTAGAGGCCAGGGAGAGTCACTTTAGGGTCCTGGTGATGCAATTTATTCAAATGATAGGCTTTAAGGTGCTGGTAACGGCCGGCCTATTGCTGATCGGTGGATTACTTGTGCTGGAGCAACAGATGAACATTGGTCAATTCGTAGCGGCAGAAATCATCATCCTATTGGTCATAAGCTCTGTGGAGAAAATGATTTTGGGCTTGGAGACTGTGTACGACCTCTTGACATCTTTGGAAAAAATGGGTCAGGTGGTGGATAAGGAATTGGAGCCACAGACCGGGGAAACCCCATTTAAGGAAGGGGAAGGGTTGACCGTGGAACTAGAAGATATCGTTTACAAAGTCCCTGGCTTGGACAAAAAGATCATAGACCATCTCTCGCTCACCATTCGTCCGGATACTAGATTGTTAATACAGGGAAAAAGCGGTTCCGGGAGGTCCACCCTATTGCGGATGATAGCAGGTATCCTAGAACCGGATGAAGGAAAAATATATGTAAACAATGTGGCGCTGCAAGGAATCAAGTTGAGCAAGTACCGTTCTTATCTGGGACACTCGCTCACCGAGGAGTACCCTTTTGAAGGCACCCTGCTGAACAACATCACCTTTGGGAACAAGGACATCCCAATAGAAGATGTGTACTGGGCATTGGACAAAGTGAGCCTTACGCAGTTTGTAAAGGAGCAGCCCCAAGGCCTCAAAACCATTTTGTATCCCGAGGGTAAAAAAATACCCGATTTTATATCCAGAAAAATTGTGCTGGCCCGAAGCATCGTTACAAGGCCCAAACTAATGATATTAAAAGACCCATTGGAACAGTACGGTGAAGATGACACCGAAAAAATGATGGACTTTTTGGCGGATCCCGCCAACGGATGGGCCTTGGTGGTGGTTAGTGAAAACCCCAAATGGGCAAGCCGCTGCAACGAAATCATACGAATGGACAAAGGTAAATTGATCAACATAAAATAA